In Pleurocapsa sp. PCC 7319, the following are encoded in one genomic region:
- a CDS encoding gluconokinase encodes MFYIIMGVSGAGKSTIGKLLSDHTGWKFYDADDFHPQANIDKMNRGIPLTDGDRQSWLEELQHLIDHNLQENHQGILACSALKSDYRKILGQNNPNVVFIYLQGDYDCIQARIKQRQGHFMNADLLRSQFDTLEEPQNENTIVIDVSLEPDAIVEQILIQTSQSAIDN; translated from the coding sequence ATGTTTTATATCATTATGGGTGTCTCTGGTGCTGGTAAATCGACTATCGGCAAATTATTAAGCGATCACACTGGCTGGAAATTTTATGATGCGGACGACTTTCATCCTCAGGCTAATATCGACAAAATGAATCGGGGAATTCCTTTGACAGATGGCGATCGCCAGTCTTGGCTAGAAGAGCTTCAGCATTTGATTGACCATAATTTACAAGAAAATCACCAGGGAATTTTAGCCTGTTCTGCTCTTAAGTCAGATTATCGCAAAATTCTCGGTCAAAATAATCCTAACGTCGTTTTTATTTACCTTCAAGGAGACTATGACTGCATTCAAGCCAGAATCAAACAGCGTCAAGGACATTTTATGAATGCAGATTTATTACGCAGTCAATTCGATACCCTTGAAGAACCTCAAAATGAAAATACTATAGTAATTGATGTTTCTCTGGAACCAGATGCAATTGTTGAACAGATTTTGATTCAAACTTCTCAGTCTGCAATTGACAATTAA
- the crtH gene encoding carotenoid isomerase translates to MSATATISPTTNYDVVVIGSGIGGLVTATQLAAKGAKVLVLERYLIPGGSGGYFEREGYRFDVGASMIFGFGDKGTTNLMTRALDAVDMKIETIADPVQIHYHLPDELELKVHRDYEAFLQELIALFPHEEKGIRRFYGECWDVFNCLNSMELLSLEEPRYLMRVFFQKPLSCLGLARYLPVNAGDVARKYISDPKLLKFIDMECYCWSVVPAAKTPMINAGMVFSDRHYGGINYPKGGVGQIAQKLADGLTQAGGEIKYKARVTNILIENGKAVGVKLADGAEYRAQRIVSNATRWDTFGKLLPSEYTPNKEKRWRERYKKSPSFLSLHLGVDSSVLPEGTECHHILLENWDKMENSEGTIFVSIPTLLDPSLAPEGHQIIHTFTPSWIEDWRGLSPQEYQQKKEAAAENLIHRLEAIFPGLSAGLDYQEVGTPRTHRRFLGREDGTYGPIPRRKLAGLLGMPFNRTSIPGLYCVGDSTFPGQGLNAVAFSGMSCGHRVAVDLGL, encoded by the coding sequence ATGAGTGCGACTGCAACAATTTCTCCGACTACTAATTATGACGTAGTAGTTATTGGTTCAGGTATTGGTGGTTTAGTGACAGCGACACAACTAGCAGCCAAGGGAGCGAAAGTATTAGTTTTAGAACGCTATCTAATTCCAGGCGGTAGTGGTGGCTATTTTGAAAGAGAAGGATATCGCTTTGATGTTGGAGCCTCGATGATTTTTGGCTTTGGCGATAAAGGAACAACCAATCTAATGACTCGCGCATTAGACGCGGTAGATATGAAAATTGAAACCATCGCCGACCCCGTTCAAATTCACTATCATTTGCCAGATGAGCTAGAGCTAAAAGTTCATCGCGATTACGAAGCATTCTTACAAGAATTGATTGCTCTTTTTCCCCACGAAGAAAAGGGTATTCGTCGCTTTTATGGTGAATGTTGGGATGTATTTAACTGTCTGAACTCGATGGAGTTGCTTTCTTTAGAAGAACCTCGTTATCTAATGCGAGTATTTTTCCAAAAACCTTTATCTTGTCTGGGTTTAGCTAGGTATTTACCTGTAAATGCGGGAGATGTAGCTCGTAAGTATATCAGCGATCCGAAGTTACTCAAATTTATCGATATGGAGTGCTATTGCTGGTCTGTTGTTCCCGCTGCCAAAACTCCTATGATCAATGCGGGAATGGTATTTAGCGATCGCCATTACGGAGGGATCAATTATCCGAAAGGTGGTGTCGGACAAATTGCTCAGAAGTTAGCCGACGGTTTAACCCAGGCTGGGGGAGAAATTAAATATAAAGCTAGAGTAACCAACATCCTGATTGAGAATGGTAAGGCAGTAGGAGTTAAACTAGCTGATGGTGCAGAATATCGAGCCCAAAGAATCGTTTCTAATGCGACTCGCTGGGATACCTTCGGTAAACTCCTTCCCTCAGAATATACTCCCAATAAAGAAAAAAGATGGCGAGAAAGATATAAAAAGTCTCCTAGTTTTCTTAGCCTCCACTTAGGGGTAGATTCCAGTGTTCTACCTGAAGGTACAGAGTGTCATCATATTCTGCTAGAAAATTGGGACAAGATGGAAAATAGTGAAGGAACAATATTTGTTTCGATTCCAACTCTTCTCGATCCTAGCTTAGCTCCTGAAGGACACCAGATCATACATACCTTCACCCCTAGTTGGATCGAAGATTGGCGAGGGTTATCTCCCCAAGAGTATCAGCAAAAAAAAGAGGCTGCTGCTGAGAATTTAATTCATCGCCTAGAAGCAATTTTTCCTGGACTATCCGCAGGATTAGATTATCAAGAAGTTGGCACCCCACGCACTCATCGTCGTTTTTTGGGCAGAGAAGACGGTACCTATGGTCCAATTCCGCGGCGTAAGTTAGCTGGTTTATTGGGTATGCCTTTTAATCGCACTAGTATTCCTGGGTTATATTGCGTCGGTGATAGTACTTTTCCCGGTCAGGGATTAAATGCCGTTGCCTTTTCGGGGATGAGTTGTGGTCATCGGGTAGCTGTAGATTTAGGATTGTAA
- a CDS encoding vanadium-dependent haloperoxidase produces the protein MSTSFTPSLELDSETQLVTVDDPTPTVSVLWDRAVQQAVINTSPGPTVASRAYAIVHTAMFDAWAAYDPQAISTQLEDDLQRPTAEITDANKSEAMSYSAYRVLTTLFPDQVAIFDELMQELGLDPNNTTTDTTTAAGIGNVSATALLEFRTQDGSNQLGNDPNGTLGVPYSDISGYQPINQLGETINIEHWTPERVPIDSQPGEEESIQEFLTPQWGEVIPFGLESGDQLRPEAPEPFLLVDGEVDLEAQTITLPNGSVLPISKDLIGTVINPEFIAQAEQVVNTSANLTDEQKLIAEFWEDGGGTAFPPGTWMTFGQFVSARDEHSLDDDAKLFFSLGNAVFDAGIATWEAKKFYDYTRPVRLIRDLGELGLIGEFNEELGGYAIEAWSGPGEGTKTILATDFLTYQTPGSHPSPPFAEYTSGHSSFSAAGAGILELFTGRDDFGATVTFEPGESRFEPQVTPQQDVTLAWETFTAAADEAGISRIYGGIHFEDGDLNGRTLGQEVAHEVWEEAQFYIQGGEVLPLESDALLLGVKDRVLVGSDDEDIFLADQAGNNAFVGQGGNDVFWVAHQEVPQTAHQVLDFELSQDVIGISGLTDVFSIDDLSFAQAGDSTLVAAGDHDLVLVQGVDPNDLHSTDNFTFL, from the coding sequence ATGAGCACATCTTTTACTCCCTCTTTGGAGCTAGACTCAGAAACTCAACTAGTTACTGTTGACGATCCGACACCTACTGTTTCCGTGTTGTGGGATCGGGCAGTACAACAAGCAGTTATCAATACCAGTCCTGGACCAACTGTTGCCTCCCGCGCTTATGCCATAGTACACACGGCGATGTTTGATGCTTGGGCTGCCTATGATCCACAGGCGATATCCACTCAACTAGAAGATGATTTACAGCGTCCAACAGCAGAAATTACCGACGCTAATAAGAGCGAGGCGATGAGTTATTCAGCTTACCGCGTCCTGACTACATTATTTCCTGACCAAGTTGCCATTTTTGATGAGTTGATGCAGGAATTGGGCTTAGATCCTAATAACACGACAACCGATACTACTACTGCGGCTGGGATTGGTAACGTTTCTGCTACAGCCTTACTAGAATTTCGGACTCAAGATGGCTCTAATCAGCTCGGTAACGACCCGAATGGCACTCTTGGTGTACCTTATTCTGACATTAGTGGCTATCAGCCTATAAATCAACTTGGTGAAACCATTAATATTGAACATTGGACACCAGAAAGAGTCCCTATTGATTCTCAACCAGGGGAAGAAGAGAGTATTCAAGAATTTCTGACTCCTCAATGGGGGGAAGTTATTCCATTTGGTTTAGAATCTGGCGATCAGTTGCGACCAGAGGCTCCCGAACCTTTCCTCTTAGTCGATGGGGAAGTAGATTTAGAAGCGCAAACTATTACTCTCCCAAATGGTTCAGTATTACCGATTAGTAAAGATCTTATTGGTACGGTTATTAATCCCGAATTTATTGCTCAAGCGGAGCAAGTTGTTAATACTAGTGCCAATCTGACCGATGAACAAAAGCTGATAGCTGAGTTTTGGGAAGATGGTGGTGGGACTGCTTTCCCTCCAGGTACTTGGATGACCTTTGGACAATTTGTCTCTGCTAGGGACGAGCACAGTCTCGATGATGATGCCAAGCTGTTCTTTAGTCTTGGTAACGCAGTCTTTGATGCAGGTATTGCTACCTGGGAGGCGAAGAAATTTTATGATTATACTCGTCCTGTACGGTTAATTCGAGACTTGGGTGAGCTGGGACTTATAGGCGAATTTAATGAGGAACTCGGTGGTTATGCCATTGAAGCTTGGAGTGGTCCAGGAGAAGGAACTAAAACTATCCTAGCTACTGATTTTTTGACATACCAAACTCCTGGAAGCCATCCTTCCCCACCCTTTGCTGAGTATACTTCTGGACACAGTAGTTTCAGTGCAGCAGGAGCAGGAATTCTAGAGTTGTTTACCGGTAGAGATGATTTTGGCGCGACTGTTACTTTTGAACCTGGAGAATCTCGCTTTGAACCGCAGGTTACTCCCCAACAGGATGTTACTTTAGCCTGGGAAACTTTTACAGCAGCAGCAGATGAAGCTGGTATTTCGCGTATCTATGGCGGTATTCACTTTGAAGATGGGGATCTTAATGGTCGGACTTTAGGGCAAGAAGTTGCTCACGAAGTTTGGGAAGAAGCCCAATTCTACATTCAAGGCGGCGAAGTATTACCATTGGAATCGGACGCTCTTTTATTAGGAGTAAAAGATCGGGTTCTAGTTGGTAGTGATGATGAGGATATTTTCTTAGCTGATCAAGCCGGGAATAATGCCTTTGTTGGCCAAGGTGGTAACGATGTTTTTTGGGTGGCTCATCAAGAAGTTCCTCAGACGGCTCATCAAGTACTCGACTTCGAACTCAGTCAAGATGTGATTGGTATTAGCGGTCTAACGGATGTTTTCTCGATTGACGATTTGAGTTTTGCTCAAGCAGGGGATAGTACTCTTGTTGCTGCTGGCGATCACGACTTAGTACTTGTTCAAGGAGTTGATCCTAATGACCTTCACTCTACTGATAATTTTACTTTTCTTTAA
- a CDS encoding 4Fe-4S binding protein has translation MLSQISESKMHCLRWMLVIGWLILILSLFYDPISVHLTNPEHIWSPLSDRIVSLADDPNTCIRIQDECLPEQPYPIGARIFWGMIVPSAIMLVFVFGHETWRRICPLYFLSQIPRALGLQSKLKIENNQWLQRNHLYLQFSLLFIGLNCRILLINSARSVFGLFLILTIISAMAVVYLYGGRSWCHYVCPFGIVQMVFTGPRGLLGSEAHKSPPGSITQSMCRIVEPTTGEVKAACISCKSPCFDIDAEKAYWEQLTKPGRKLVQYGYLGLVWGYFIYYWLYAGNFNYYFSGAWTHEENQLATLFKPGFYLFNRGIAIPKLIATPLTLGFCIVISCLLCSQLEQTYRNQSQKYQLAVAQEQVLHRVFSVCTFVAFNSFFIYGGRPEILRLPLIVQLMFNALVVLVSSFWLYRTWVRSLQQYKRESIADKLRRQLKKLPLDFRQILGHSSLDRLKPEQLEVLAQALPQATQQDRVRVYQGVLQETLASGNIQPANSLLFLQQLRQQLKISEAEHYQILGELGLETSSLLDSHQNFTPENYLRIESYRLELASLFSVLVESGKPFPEALEQQRQQLLILQKRYQISKAENRQILVDMWEQLHAIAESLLASLQLESSHYQILSNHISQPQAPVFAVLRSLIQQKQQLLTIQILDLLILMGEEQATLQLAKRTGILSHKILPKLLYSKSEQWQKRLSPSLFQQLQPDQGLTSQSATIQPHQDLSKSDTQIISKISVDSESAEILTDLLLQLLQDTNPVIQAASLYALVQLNYQQGSEQAKRLIARSKLDDLVRETATVLLDQSQSSVSILNKIISLSQSGVNHLAPSQKSKVKSQKLGVQEFRSQGLKK, from the coding sequence ATGCTAAGTCAAATCTCAGAAAGCAAGATGCATTGCTTGAGATGGATGCTAGTCATTGGTTGGTTAATCTTAATTCTTTCGTTATTTTACGATCCCATCTCTGTTCATCTTACTAATCCCGAACATATCTGGAGTCCTTTGAGCGATCGCATTGTCAGTTTAGCAGATGATCCTAATACATGTATCAGGATACAGGACGAATGTTTGCCAGAGCAGCCTTATCCTATAGGAGCTAGAATTTTTTGGGGGATGATTGTTCCCAGTGCCATTATGCTCGTCTTTGTCTTCGGTCATGAAACTTGGCGACGAATTTGTCCTCTCTACTTTCTCTCTCAGATTCCTCGCGCCTTAGGATTACAATCCAAGTTGAAGATTGAAAATAATCAATGGTTACAACGCAACCATCTCTACTTACAATTTAGTCTTTTATTTATTGGCTTAAATTGTCGCATTCTGTTGATTAATTCTGCTCGTTCTGTCTTCGGTTTATTTCTGATTCTAACCATCATCTCAGCAATGGCAGTAGTTTATCTTTATGGGGGCAGAAGTTGGTGCCACTATGTATGTCCTTTTGGCATAGTGCAAATGGTTTTTACTGGACCAAGGGGATTGTTAGGCAGTGAAGCACATAAATCTCCTCCTGGCAGTATTACTCAATCTATGTGCAGAATAGTTGAGCCAACTACAGGTGAAGTGAAAGCAGCTTGTATTAGTTGCAAATCCCCTTGTTTTGATATAGATGCAGAAAAAGCTTATTGGGAACAACTGACTAAACCAGGACGCAAGTTAGTGCAATATGGTTATCTGGGATTGGTATGGGGATACTTTATTTACTACTGGTTATATGCAGGTAACTTCAACTATTACTTCTCTGGTGCCTGGACTCATGAAGAAAATCAGTTGGCTACTTTATTTAAGCCTGGTTTTTATTTATTTAATCGGGGGATTGCTATTCCTAAATTGATTGCTACTCCTTTAACTCTAGGATTTTGTATAGTTATCAGTTGCCTCCTTTGTAGCCAATTAGAACAAACTTATAGAAACCAGAGCCAAAAGTACCAGCTCGCCGTTGCTCAAGAACAGGTATTACATCGAGTCTTTTCAGTTTGTACCTTTGTGGCGTTCAATTCCTTTTTTATCTATGGTGGTCGTCCAGAAATCTTACGCTTACCTTTGATCGTACAACTAATGTTTAACGCTTTGGTGGTTCTTGTAAGTAGCTTCTGGCTATATCGAACTTGGGTTCGTAGCTTACAGCAATATAAACGAGAAAGTATTGCCGATAAGCTCCGCCGTCAATTGAAAAAGCTACCTCTAGATTTTAGACAAATTCTTGGTCATAGTTCCCTTGATCGACTTAAACCAGAGCAACTAGAGGTTTTAGCTCAGGCTCTGCCTCAGGCTACTCAACAAGATCGTGTACGAGTTTATCAGGGTGTTCTTCAGGAAACCTTAGCCAGTGGCAATATTCAACCTGCTAATAGTCTGCTATTTTTGCAGCAGTTGCGCCAACAATTAAAGATTTCCGAAGCAGAACACTATCAGATTTTGGGGGAATTAGGTCTGGAAACTTCTAGTTTACTAGATTCTCATCAAAATTTTACTCCAGAAAATTATCTGAGAATCGAGAGTTATCGTCTTGAATTAGCATCTCTGTTTTCGGTATTGGTTGAAAGTGGCAAGCCTTTCCCAGAGGCATTAGAACAGCAGCGTCAACAACTTCTGATCCTGCAAAAACGATATCAGATTAGCAAAGCTGAAAATCGCCAAATTTTGGTAGACATGTGGGAACAACTGCATGCCATTGCCGAATCTCTACTAGCTTCATTGCAACTAGAATCTTCTCACTATCAAATTCTGAGTAATCATATATCTCAACCGCAAGCACCAGTATTTGCAGTTTTACGCTCGCTAATTCAACAAAAACAACAGCTGCTTACGATCCAAATCCTTGATTTACTAATACTCATGGGAGAAGAGCAGGCTACGCTTCAGTTAGCCAAACGCACTGGTATCTTATCCCACAAGATACTACCAAAATTGCTCTATTCAAAATCAGAGCAATGGCAGAAGCGTTTAAGTCCTTCTCTTTTCCAACAACTGCAACCAGACCAAGGATTAACATCTCAATCAGCGACTATTCAACCGCATCAAGATTTATCTAAGTCTGATACTCAAATCATTAGCAAAATATCTGTGGATTCAGAAAGTGCAGAAATATTAACTGATTTACTCCTGCAACTTCTACAAGATACCAATCCTGTAATTCAAGCTGCTAGTCTCTATGCTCTAGTTCAGCTTAATTATCAACAAGGTAGCGAACAGGCCAAACGTCTAATTGCTAGGTCAAAACTAGATGATTTAGTTAGAGAAACTGCCACGGTACTACTCGATCAATCTCAATCATCTGTCTCTATATTAAATAAGATTATCAGTTTATCTCAATCAGGAGTCAATCACTTGGCTCCCAGTCAAAAGTCAAAAGTCAAAAGTCAAAAGTTAGGAGTTCAGGAGTTCAGGAGTCAAGGGTTAAAAAAATGA
- a CDS encoding FHA domain-containing protein, whose translation MTEILLVNSKQPHQTQTINLEPKKMFNGECLIGRDKRCCVVLKDPLVSRIHGKIVYKDDNYYYVDLGSCNSSNLNNQAIKVNQNYCLKPSDSIEISPYILWIKSLPTLKPNLSNTSTSLSPRQYMPLGVIEPQKISRWSEGELTVYCQQIIDETEDVKTFSLIADPPRLFTYKPGQFVTLDLSINGHKVRRSYSLSSSPSRPHTLQITVKKVPPSSGYPPGLVSNWLHEHLQVGTQLKLRGPMGDFTCFEHPAPKFLFISAGSGITPMMSMSRWLCDTLSKVNIVFIHSARTADDIIFRQELELMAARHPNFKLAITTTRSEAGQAWLGYTGKLNKSMLTAITPDFGDRHIYVCGPCSFMEAVKSICEDLKFPMKNYYQESFGLPKTKNQPTQLQNVPPTLLKKDVVFNSNVSVNFRLLELLNKFPVRPDSAQPVSTNPQYQQSWSETDTRHTSEKGKGNDCVLSQSTPTAVVFSKSGQELVCDGEETILDVAQEQGIKLPYGCGMGVCGKCQIRKLSGEVAYEQEPKCEPGNILTCIAKPVGRVVVEA comes from the coding sequence ATGACAGAAATCTTATTAGTTAACTCTAAACAACCCCATCAAACTCAAACTATTAATTTAGAGCCGAAAAAGATGTTTAATGGAGAGTGCTTAATCGGGAGAGATAAACGTTGTTGCGTAGTGCTCAAAGATCCTCTCGTCAGTAGAATTCACGGCAAAATTGTCTATAAAGATGATAATTACTATTATGTAGATCTTGGTAGTTGCAATAGTTCTAACTTGAATAATCAAGCAATCAAGGTTAACCAAAATTATTGCTTAAAACCTTCTGATTCTATTGAAATTAGTCCTTACATTCTTTGGATTAAATCCTTGCCAACATTAAAGCCCAACCTGAGTAATACCTCCACTAGTTTGTCTCCTCGTCAGTATATGCCTCTAGGAGTAATCGAACCTCAGAAAATTTCTCGTTGGTCTGAAGGGGAACTAACTGTTTACTGTCAGCAAATTATTGATGAGACTGAAGATGTTAAAACTTTTAGCTTGATCGCCGATCCACCTAGATTATTTACCTACAAACCAGGACAATTTGTCACTCTGGATCTATCCATCAATGGTCACAAAGTTAGACGTTCTTATTCACTCTCTTCTAGTCCTTCTCGTCCCCATACTTTACAAATTACTGTCAAAAAAGTTCCACCATCTTCAGGTTATCCCCCAGGTTTGGTGAGCAATTGGTTACACGAGCATTTACAAGTGGGAACTCAGCTGAAATTAAGAGGACCAATGGGAGATTTTACTTGTTTTGAGCATCCTGCTCCCAAATTCTTATTTATCTCTGCTGGCAGTGGTATTACACCAATGATGTCTATGTCTCGCTGGCTTTGTGACACTCTTTCAAAGGTGAATATTGTGTTTATTCACAGTGCTCGCACTGCCGATGATATTATTTTTCGGCAAGAGTTAGAGTTGATGGCAGCTAGGCATCCTAATTTTAAACTAGCAATTACGACTACTCGCTCAGAAGCAGGACAAGCTTGGCTTGGTTATACTGGTAAGCTCAATAAGTCTATGTTAACAGCGATCACCCCTGATTTTGGCGATCGCCATATATATGTTTGTGGTCCTTGTTCTTTCATGGAAGCAGTCAAATCTATCTGCGAAGATTTAAAGTTTCCCATGAAGAATTACTATCAAGAAAGCTTTGGCTTACCAAAAACAAAAAACCAACCCACCCAGTTACAAAATGTCCCCCCAACATTACTAAAAAAAGATGTAGTATTTAATAGCAATGTTTCTGTTAATTTCCGCTTGCTGGAACTACTCAATAAATTTCCCGTCCGACCTGACTCTGCCCAACCAGTGAGCACAAACCCTCAGTACCAACAATCCTGGTCCGAGACAGACACGAGACATACTAGCGAGAAAGGTAAGGGGAACGACTGTGTTTTATCTCAATCTACCCCAACAGCTGTAGTCTTCTCTAAGTCGGGACAGGAGTTAGTTTGCGATGGGGAAGAAACTATTCTAGATGTGGCACAAGAACAGGGAATCAAGCTTCCTTATGGTTGTGGGATGGGTGTTTGTGGCAAATGTCAAATTCGCAAATTATCGGGGGAAGTTGCTTATGAACAGGAACCAAAATGTGAGCCTGGAAATATCTTGACTTGTATTGCTAAACCTGTAGGACGAGTTGTAGTTGAAGCTTAA
- the smpB gene encoding SsrA-binding protein SmpB, whose protein sequence is MADQKSGIKIISDNRQARYLYEILETYEAGIELVGTEVKSIRAGKVNLRDGYAFIRNGEAWLSNVHISPYQAGGSYFNHEARRVRKLLLHKKEINKLIGQTEQKGLTLVPLKMYFKKGRVKIAIGLGRGKKLHDKRETVKKRDDQRAMARAMKRD, encoded by the coding sequence ATGGCTGACCAGAAATCAGGGATCAAGATAATTAGTGATAATCGTCAGGCTCGCTATCTATACGAAATACTAGAAACTTACGAAGCAGGAATTGAATTAGTTGGCACAGAAGTCAAATCAATTAGAGCAGGAAAAGTAAACCTGAGAGATGGCTATGCATTTATTCGTAATGGTGAAGCCTGGTTAAGCAATGTTCATATCTCTCCCTATCAAGCAGGAGGAAGCTACTTTAACCACGAAGCGCGTCGTGTTCGTAAATTACTGCTCCACAAAAAGGAGATTAATAAGCTCATTGGACAAACAGAGCAAAAGGGGCTAACTCTCGTTCCTCTAAAAATGTATTTTAAAAAAGGAAGAGTCAAAATTGCTATCGGCTTAGGTAGAGGTAAAAAGCTTCATGACAAGCGAGAAACTGTGAAAAAACGCGACGATCAAAGAGCTATGGCAAGAGCTATGAAACGAGATTAG